One window of Desulfobacca acetoxidans DSM 11109 genomic DNA carries:
- the cdd gene encoding cytidine deaminase codes for MLDKPLIHTLMAAARQAREAAYAPYSGDFRVGAAVLTGDGQVFTGCNVENASFGASMCAERVAIFAAVAAGQRQLTALVVIADTPQPIPPCGLCRQVLAEFAPACQVIMANTKGDYQVATMEQLLPYPFEFRQP; via the coding sequence ATGTTGGATAAACCTCTCATCCATACGTTAATGGCTGCCGCCCGGCAGGCAAGGGAGGCGGCCTACGCCCCCTATTCCGGGGATTTTCGCGTGGGGGCGGCGGTGCTGACAGGCGACGGACAGGTTTTTACCGGCTGCAACGTCGAAAACGCCTCATTCGGCGCCTCCATGTGTGCTGAGCGGGTGGCGATTTTTGCTGCAGTAGCCGCCGGTCAGCGGCAGCTAACAGCCCTGGTGGTAATTGCCGACACGCCACAGCCGATTCCTCCCTGCGGCCTCTGCCGCCAGGTTTTGGCGGAATTTGCCCCCGCCTGCCAGGTTATTATGGCGAATACGAAGGGGGACTATCAGGTGGCGACCATGGAGCAGTTGCTCCCTTACCCCTTTGAATTTCGGCAACCCTAA